From the genome of Malus sylvestris chromosome 13, drMalSylv7.2, whole genome shotgun sequence:
tacatagtagcccctcaggtttgaggtctattacaacctcatacaacaactttaaaacatttcactttcatacctccagtaccattttatttcaaaataacacatccgttagattttccatccattagtctgttaaatgctgacgtggctgccacatttgtgctgatgtggctgccaaatgtgtgccacgtggcaaaaaaaataatttttttatttttttttataaaaaacctaaatcttctaaataaattataaaaccaaaaaaaaaaaatcaaaaaaaaaaaccatacaaacccaGGAACCCCCGACCCACTTCTCCATCTCCTCCCTCTTCACCCTCCCATCCCTTCTCTCTCCCCAGACCCACACCTCCCATCCCTTATAAACCGTCACCCTCACCCTTCTTCTCCAGTTCACCTGTGTCCCGCCGCTGCCATCTTCCTCCTCAAATCCCCTGCTTTGTTTATCCAAAtccatcaaacaaaacaaaagcaacacCAATTTCAcatctttacaaaaaaattcagaaatgcTAATTAAACCCAAGCCAGTTGGGAACACAGTCGATTCGGAGCGGGACATGCGAGCTCCCGTCAATTAGGAGCGGTGGGTCGGAGGTCGTGACCGGATCGAGAGGAAAGGGGATTCAAAAGATGCAGCCTTGGGGGGTAGCCATTTGCGTGGGCGAGCTTCCAATGCACGAGGTCGGAGAGCTCGAGTTCATGGTGGGTGATTTAGGGTGGGAAGAAGAGAGTGAATTTTTTTCCGGTTGGGCTAGGGTGGTGGTGGGTCGAGTTCGTTGgggtcgggggggggggggggggtgggtgggaaagtttctgggttttggtttgCGGGGGTATGGGTTGCAGGGAGGTGTCTCtgacgttttttttttgttttttttttctgggttgcggAGAAGATGAAGACGGGTAAGAAGATGGGTGCGGTGgggtgtgtagaggagggaaAATGGTGGGTGCACGATGGGTGCCacggggaagatgaagatgattttttttttcctcctcttcttcttctaggttgCAGGTTGCAGGTTGGGTTTTGGGGGGTGGgggaggagggagggagggaagacGAAGTGggctttggttttttattttgatatttttttttttggttttaaaatttatttagaagatttaggttttttataaaaaaaattaaaaaattatttttttgccacgtggcacacatttggcagccacatcagcataaatgtggcagccacgtcagcatttaacaaactaatggatggaaaatctaacggaggtgttattttgaaataaaatggtactggaggtatgaaagtgaaatgttttaaaattattgtatgagattgtaatagacctcaaatctgaggggctactatgtaatttactcataaaagTGGGAACGCTCCCTCCTCTCCTCAAAAGCATCTCGAAGCCCTTTAAACAAGAACCCGCGTCCTCGTATTCCATGATAATCGCATCACCTGCGACTCTCTCCCACCgtgaaaaacacttccccccAGAGGCCATACAGCCAACGATAGTTTGACTCTTTGACTGGGACGTGTCTCTGACGCTCTTAGATGATCGCGTGGGTCTATGAGGAGTTTCTTTTAGTGAAAAGTGAAAACGGCTTCCATTGCTTTGCAACTCGCACTGCGTCCAAAGAAAGTTGTCACTTTTTGTTCAGTCTCACTCTTTTTTGTACTCAACTTTcctacagagagagagagagagggagacggGAGAGGAAGGAAGCCATGGGAGAAGGAAAGGGTTCGACTTTGGTGCACCTGCTGGTGGTGGTGCTGAGCTTAGTAGCCTTCGGGTTCGCCATTGCTGCCGAGAGACAAAGAAGTGTGGTGAGCCGTCTTTACTTTTCCTTTCGCGTTTGTGTTCTTTCTAATTTTACAGTTCGAGatgtaattaaattttttttttgaatgtgTTATTTTCCACAAGTCTTTGTTTGTATCTTGATCtgttttttgtgtttaatttttatgattCTGTGTTCTGTACTGTTTGTGCTCTGTAGAAGACAAGGGTTTTTAAGGATGTCGTGGAATTGGTAATCGGTGCATTGGAAAAGTGGGTTTGTTCACATTTTTTGGGTTAGATTTGTTGATGGTGAGACTCTGTTTTTTCGGTATCGGGTTTTTTTCTAGGATATTCCACAAATGAGGATTCTGAGGGTGGCATTTTCCATATGCGATTGAGTTCATTTACTTTATGATttaattttcataatctttCGCGGAATGGCTACCACAAGAATGAGCATTGTTGCTTTGTAGTGCCTGTGGTTGGAGTCGATTCCTCTCCATTTCGTGGTTAAGTTGTTGCCATTGCCAATCTTTGATCTTGGCAAAAAGAGATTATCTTGTGAAACTTTTACAGTAAGAATGAGCATCTCCCAGCTCATATCTATATTTGAAATAGTGTAAAAGTTGCTGGAAGTAAATGGGTATTTAGTTGCATGATCCTTACAGTAGTAAACTTACAAATGAATAGGTGATCTATCATCCTGAATCGCACAATAACGGGATTCAGGGTTGCCCACGGAAAATTTGATCTTCTCACAGCTGTTAGAATAGTACTTATCCTTTGAACATTCTCTTTTGAGAAGTTAATGTACCATGCTTTCTTGGTCTTTGGATTTTGTTTCTCCTATTGTACCAATCACTGCGTTCTTTATTTTAAGGGGATGAAATTGTTTATGAAGAATTATGCATTGTCATGTGGGCGTATAAGAAGAGGCAATTCATGCGTCAATTGGATTAGAGTTTATTAGTCTGTATATTCGTGTGTCATGATGAATTTTCAAACATTTAAAAAGTGCGAAATAGAGAAAATTTAAAAGTTTGTAACCCTTGGCATTGCAACGTTGGATTTTTGTTTAAGTAGGGattgttggaagttttgagactcttgtcccacattggggaAAACAAGATTCTTAAGGGCCTTTATATAGATTTAGTGCTTTAGTCTAGTAATTAGAATATGGGTCATTTGGAAATGGATTGAAGGCTTAGGCCTTATggttgtgtggattaggcttgtataatatagcctaaatacaattaatattaattaatcaagacagcAATTTATAAAGAAACTTCATTTCCTGGCAGGGCGAAATACGTACAGATGTTGGAACGAATGAAACGTACTGTGTGTATAATTCAGATGTTGCAACTGGTTATGGAGTAGGCGGTTTCTTGTTTCTTCTCTCAGGCGAATCACTCCTCATGGGTGTCACGAAATGCATGTGTTTTGGCAGACCCTTGGCCCCTGGTGGAAATCGAGCTTGGtccattatatattttatttcatcATGGTGAGCAGTCCTATGTTTCTTAAGGAACTCCATCTTGAACAAGGCAACATTATAACATCGACCCCCCGATTGCTTTAACCTGCCCATCATATTTTGctcccttttcttttgttttctttaaaaagtttGCCAAACACTTCCGTATTGCCAACCTGTTGCAAATCCTAGTATGCCTGCACCTGGTATAAACGATTTATCATATGAAATCATAGCATGTGATAGGGTATCCGCTTATCCTCTTTCATTTGGTCTTAGGACGAATTGATTGAACATATTATTCTTCATTCAACTCATGTAATTCAAATTCCACCGTTATAATTTGCTGCATTTTTTGTATCTCCAGGACAACTTTCCTGGTTGCGGAAGCTTGTCTCATTGCCGGTGCTACAAAAAATGCGTATCACACCAAGTACCGGGAAATGATATATGCTCAGAACTTCTCCTGTGAAGCATTGCGAAAAGGCGTTTTCATTTCTGGAGCAGTATTTGTGGTTGCGACTATGATTCTCAACGTGTATTACTACATGTACTTCAC
Proteins encoded in this window:
- the LOC126597812 gene encoding uncharacterized protein LOC126597812 encodes the protein MIAWVYEEFLLVKSENGFHCFATRTASKESCHFLFSLTLFCTQLSYRERERGRRERKEAMGEGKGSTLVHLLVVVLSLVAFGFAIAAERQRSVGEIRTDVGTNETYCVYNSDVATGYGVGGFLFLLSGESLLMGVTKCMCFGRPLAPGGNRAWSIIYFISSWTTFLVAEACLIAGATKNAYHTKYREMIYAQNFSCEALRKGVFISGAVFVVATMILNVYYYMYFTKATAAQAAHKANRSSSTVGMTGYA